The following coding sequences are from one Musa acuminata AAA Group cultivar baxijiao chromosome BXJ2-4, Cavendish_Baxijiao_AAA, whole genome shotgun sequence window:
- the LOC103981920 gene encoding abscisic acid 8'-hydroxylase CYP707A2, translating into MASTLLLMLSLSLSFLFLCLVYYLLLRAFHTRSGNLPLPPGTMGWPYIGETFQLYSNNPNTFFALKQKRYGPVFKTHILGCPCVMVSSPEAARFVLVTRAHLFKPTFPASKEQMLGPQAIFFQHGDYHARLRRLVLRALKPEGIRGSIAGIEEVARRALQSWDGRLINTFHEMKTYAFNVALLSIFGKDELSYIEDLKQCYYTLEKGYNSMPINLPGTLFYKAMKARKQLAQIVAKIVLFRRTKLKTEDSGLLGSFMEAKEALTDDQIADNIIGVIFAARDTTASVLTWIVKYLGENPGILQAVTEEQEEIMKSKHVGDDEKSLTWADTKRMPFTSRVIQETMRVASVLSFTFREAAEDVEYEGYLIPKGWKVLPLFRNIHHSPDNFTDPEIFDPSRFEVAPKPNTFMPFGNGSHSCPGNELAKLEMLVLLHHLTTKYRWSMLGNQSGIQFGPFALPQNGLPLRFSLKSRVEE; encoded by the exons ATGGCCTCCACGCTTCTCCTCATGCTGTCCCTCTCCTTGAGTTTCCTTTTCCTATGCCTCGTCTACTATCTGCTTTTGAGAGCTTTCCATACCAGGTCGGGAAACCTTCCCCTGCCTCCGGGCACCATGGGTTGGCCTTATATCGGAGAGACCTTTCAGCTCTACTCCAACAATCCTAACACCTTCTTCGCCCTCAAACAGAAGAG GTACGGGCCCGTGTTTAAGACACACATACTAGGATGTCCCTGCGTGATGGTGTCGAGCCCTGAGGCGGCAAGGTTCGTGCTGGTAACGCGGGCGCACCTGTTCAAGCCGACGTTCCCCGCGAGCAAGGAGCAGATGCTGGGCCCGCAGGCTATCTTCTTCCAGCACGGAGATTACCACGCCCGCCTCCGCCGCCTCGTCCTCCGGGCGTTGAAGCCTGAAGGCATTCGCGGTTCCATCGCCGGCATTGAGGAGGTCGCTCGCCGGGCCTTGCAGTCCTGGGACGGTCGCTTGATCAATACCTTCCACGAAATGAAGACG TACGCATTCAACGTGGCACTGCTGTCTATCTTTGGGAAAGATGAGCTTTCCTACATAGAGGATCTGAAGCAGTGTTACTACACCCTAGAGAAGGGCTACAACTCCATGCCTATCAACCTACCCGGGACCCTGTTCTACAAGGCAATGAAGGCCAGGAAACAGCTCGCACAGATTGTGGCCAAGATTGTCCTATTCAGGAGGACGAAGTTGAAGACAGAGGACAGTGGCCTACTTGGTTCTTTTATGGAAGCCAAAGAAGCCCTGACGGACGACCAGATTGCCGACAACATCATCGGGGTCATCTTTGCGGCCCGGGACACCACTGCTAGTGTGCTCACCTGGATCGTGAAGTACCTCGGAGAGAATCCAGGCATCTTACAAGCAGTCACC GAAGAGCAAGAGGAAATTATGAAGAGCAAACATGTGGGTGATGATGAGAAATCGCTGACTTGGGCTGATACCAAGAGGATGCCATTCACTTCCAGGGTGATTCAGGAGACGATGAGGGTGGCTTCGGTCCTATCTTTCACCTTTAGAGAAGCGGCGGAAGATGTGGAGTACGAAG GGTATCTCATTCCCAAGGGTTGGAAGGTGTTGCCACTCTTCAGAAACATTCACCACAGTCCGGATAACTTCACCGACCCGGAAATTTTTGATCCCTCCAGATTTGAG GTCGCTCCAAAACccaacactttcatgcccttcgGGAACGGGTCCCACTCCTGCCCTGGCAATGAGCTTGCTAAGCTGGAGATGCTGGTCCTCCTCCATCACCTCACGACTAAATACAG GTGGTCTATGCTGGGAAACCAAAGCGGTATTCAGTTTGGACCTTTTGCGCTGCCCCAGAATGGCCTGCCCTTGAGATTCTCTCTCAAGTCACGAGTCGAGGAATAA